One window from the genome of Malus domestica chromosome 01, GDT2T_hap1 encodes:
- the LOC139195407 gene encoding uncharacterized protein produces the protein MAINMEITAVEIYGDSKLIINQLLTEYELRKDDLVPYFWLATQLLQRFEAVTLEHVPRKENQMADALAILASSMTLGEDEAANVPVYQRWVIPLVIEIVLSDTNVISILPVNVEEWRQPLINYLEHGILPDDPKHRSEVRRRAHRFLYYKWTLYR, from the coding sequence atggcaatcaacatggaaatcacagcTGTTGAGatatatggcgactccaagcttataatcaatcaactcctgactgaatatgagttgaggaaagatgatctcgtcccaTACTTCTGGCTGGCAACGCAATTGCTACAAAGGTTtgaggccgtaacactagaacacgtgccaagaaaagagaatcaaatggcagacgctctcgctatcctagcctcgagcatgacattaggagaagacgaagctgcaaACGTGCCAGTCTaccaaagatgggtaatcccgcTTGTCATTGAAATAGTACTAAGCGATACAAACGTTATTTCAATACTTCCGGTCAacgttgaagaatggagacagcctctgatcaactacttagagcatggaatacttccagatgatccaaaacaccgctctgaagtacgtcgacgagcacatcgcttcctctattacaaatGGACACTTTACCGGTGA